One Xylanibacillus composti genomic region harbors:
- a CDS encoding acyl carrier protein: protein MDRTAIERTIKQLLEGHQIQLDLASGEEPLAACGLSSLSWLRLMIDMENAFQIELVLSEAWEENVPTLKELVHYVESELGKR, encoded by the coding sequence ATGGATCGAACTGCGATAGAGCGAACTATTAAGCAGCTGTTGGAAGGCCATCAGATCCAACTGGATTTGGCAAGCGGGGAGGAGCCGTTGGCGGCTTGCGGATTGTCCTCCCTCTCCTGGCTGCGCTTGATGATCGACATGGAGAATGCGTTCCAGATTGAGCTGGTTTTGTCGGAAGCCTGGGAAGAGAACGTACCGACTTTGAAGGAGCTTGTCCACTATGTGGAAAGCGAGCTTGGCAAGCGATGA